TGCGCGGTCACCGAATCAGACGTATGATGTCTTATGACTAAGGATTTCGTACAGATATTTCGCATCTAACCGGAAGGTAAAGACCATGTCCGCCACTACACAAAGTCCAGCCACTACCCAGCGCTCCGCGGCTACCCAGCCTGTGAAGGGTGTGGTCCCACCCGTACTCACGCCACTGAATGATGACTACTCCATCGACATCAGTACCCTTAAACGCCACGCTGAACGCCTGATCAAAGCCGGCGTCCACGGACTATTCGTCCTTGGCTCCTCCGGCGAGGTCGCATTCCTCACCCGCGAGCAACGCCGCGAGGTCATCGCCGCCGTCATCGAGCAAGCCCAAGGGCGCGTACCCGTCATTGCGGGTGTGATTGATATGACCACCCCACGGGTCATTGAGCATATTAAGGACGCCGTCTCCCTCGGCGTGGACGGTCTGGTCGCCACCGCCCCGTTTTACGTCCGTACGCACGCGGTGGAAATTGCGGAGCATTTCCGACAGCTCCACGCCGCAGCGCCCGATACCCCGCTGTACGCCTATAACCTGCCGGTGAGTGTTCATACTGTTCTAGAGATTGGGTCATTAGTTGAGCTAGCCAGCGAGGGTGTTCTTGCAGGTGTGAAGGATTCCGGGGGTAATGATGGGTACACTCGTGCGTTAATTCTTGCCCGCGATAAAGCAGGCGTGGAAAACTTTGTGGTGCTGACTGGCTCCGAAACCACTGTGGATTTCGCGTATCTTGCCGGTGCTGATGGCGTGGTTCCGGGGTTGGGGAATGTGGACCCAGTGTCTTATGTCACACTGCACGATTTACTGGTGAAGGGCGAGTTCGCGGAAGCAGCGCGTGTCCAAGCTAGGATCACGGAGTTATTTACCATCGTTGGTGTGGGTGATGCCTCCCGTATGGGCGGAAGTTCCCAGGGCTTGGGTAGTTTCAAGGCGGCGCTGCATCACCTTGGGGTATTTCCTTCTGGTTTGATGTCCCGTCCACACGTTGCGCTGAATAGTGACGAGCGTGCGGCAATTGCCACCATTGTTGACGCGGCGAAGATCATTGAACCATAAGCACTGGCCATTGAATCTGAATGTACGCCGATGCTGACCCACCCTTGTGAGTATCGAACTCACACTTGTATAGCCAACTATCCCTTATGTAGCCAAATATTATGACTGTGACACTTGCTTTAGACGTTGGGGCAACAAAAATTGCCTGGGGTTTCGTAGATGATGACTCGCCTATGACAGCGCGATGTGTGGGCAGAATCCCCGCCCAGCCGCGGGGAGCCACGACGGGCGAACAGATACAGAAAGCTATTGCTCAGGCCGTGGATACTTCTGGTATTCACCCCACCCGCATAGGGATCGGCGCGCCGGGTGTTGTGCTCGCCCCTCAAGGACAGGTGGTACATAACGGCGATACGATCACGGGCTGGTCGGGGACAAATATTCGTGACCTGGCACGTGAGGTTATTGGTGTTGCCTGCGCGGTTCATAATGATGTGCGCGTATGGGCGTATGGTGAGTTGGCTGTGGGGCAGGCTCGGGAATTTCAGTACGGGCGGGTGTTGTATTTATCTTTGGGCACTGGCGTGGGGGGCGCGGTCAGCGATGATGGCGCACTTTTGCCCAGCCGTACTGGTTCAGCGGGGGAGTTTTCCGAGCTGCTGAGCGTGGACTGCCGGGGTTGTGCGGATCGTGCGGAAAACCTTATGAGCGGTAATGCATTGGCTAGTTACTACCAGGCACTGTCCGCTGAGTCGGCGCAGCCTGGCGCAGAGACCCCAACCGTTGAGCCGGCGCAGCCTGGCGTTTTACAGGCGCACCGGATTTCCTGGCGACGCCGCGATGAGCTGGCGATTACCTTGGAAGAAGTCGTGGAGCGGATGAATCAGGGCGATGAGCTGGCTTCGTGGATTATCCGGAGCAATTCTTATGGTCTCGGGCGGGCAGTAGCGGGGTTGGTGTCCGGATTGGATCTTGATGCTGTGATTCTTGGTGGTGGGGTCAGCCAGATTGGCGAACCTGTGGTGGAGCCGTTCACGCGCGCTATCGCCGATCATGTGTTGGCGCCGAATAAAGGGGTTGCGGTGCGGGTTACTGGGTCAGCGTCCACAGCTCCGCTGGTTGGTGCGGCGGCATACGCACGCGACCACGCCTTTTAGCTCACCCGTTGCGTCACGTCCCGCGTACCCCCGCTGCACATCGCCCGCGCCCGAGCAGTCCTGCCACCGCCCGCTACGCCCGCTGCGTCCACTGCCCCCCGCCACGCCCCGCACTCACCCTCTACCCAGTTTCGATAACACCATGTGAAAGGTTTCATCCACGATGTTCCAGTTTGATAGCAATGACCTCGATCGGCGCCGCGCCCAGGTTCTTGATCTTATCCGCGGCACGGTGACTGTATCGGTGCAGGCTCCGGACGGCCACCCGATGCGTGATACTCATACGTTGACCCGTGTCGCTCGTGCGTGTGTGGCAGGCGGCAGCCGCGCGATTCGTTGTGGTGGCTACGGGGGAATCCAGGATGTTGAGGCTATTGCGCAGGCCGTGGACGTGCCGGTTTTTGGCCTGACGAAGGAAGGCGGCGAGGGCGTGTATATCACCCCGACGGTGGAGTCTGTACGCCAGTTGGCGGCGGCGGGTGCTGCGGTGATTTGTGCAGACGCCACCGATCGCCCGCGTCCGGATTCGTCGACGTATGCCGATCTTGTGGAGGAATGCCACCGTCTGAATGTATTAGCGATGGCTGATTGTTCCACGCCGGAGGACATGCTTCGGGCTCATCAGTGTGGTGCGGATATTATTTCCACAACGTTGGCTGGCTATACGGAGTCTCGGGCGAAGACCGCGGGTCCGGATGTGGAGTGTTTAGCTGACGGTCGTGCGCGGTGTGGGCAGGAAGCGTTTATCATCGGGGAGGGGCGGTTTGCCTCCCGTGAGGATGTGCAGGCAGGTCGAGCATCGGGGGCGGACGCCATCATCATCGGCACAGCCATTACCGATCCGGCGTGGATTACTCGACAGTTCAACTCCTAAAGGTTCAGCGTCTCCAGTGTCACAGCGATTCTAAGATCGGTTCATAGTGCAGATAAACAGCTGCTTTATAGGCGTCGAGGTTGTTATCGCGTAGTGCATTGATGATGTTCTGGTGTGCCTGTACGGTTTTTATGAGGTCTCGGGGCGCTGGTATTTGCCGTAGGGGGATGACGTTCATGTGGACTTGCCAGAGTGCGTCATAGAGTTCGCGGATGATGGGGTTATCGATGTTGGATAGCAGGATGTGGTGAAAGCGCCGGTCTTCGTCCGCGAAGTTTTCGGCGTTGGCTTGTTTTTCCCCCATGGCGGTGACTAGTGCATGTAGTTGTTCATGCGTGGGGGTGTCCAGCTTCCTGGCGATTTCTCGGCCGATTGCCAGGTCCATGGCTTGGCGTGTTTCTACGACGTAGCGCAGGGTTTCGAGGTTTTCGTCTGCGTCTAGGGTCGCCCGGAAGATTAAGCCTTGTACCAGTGAGGTTAATGAGGCATTGGATACGAAGGTTCCTGTGCCGTGGCGTACTTCTACGATGTCTAGGGTGGCGAGGATACGCATGGCCTCGCGCACGGAGGATCGGGAAAACCCCAGTTCGGCGCACAGTTCAGCTTCGGTGGGCATGGTATCTCCTGGGGATAGGGAATTGTCCCGGATGAAGCGTTTGATACCTTCGACGGCTTGTTGGGTGGTGGAGGAAAGGGGTGTTCGTGCCCCATCGATTCCCCACGGTGAACTGTGCACGGCGTGTCCTTTCTGTGTTTGTTGCGCTGGGTTTGTGGAGTCAGGTCGGTTGAGTTTATGTGATTTTATGTCAATGACCCTGATGGTTTCACGTGGCCGCCGTAGGCGGGTCCGCTGGTGCTGCGGACGTGCGTGTCAGCGTGCGTGTCGGCCTGGGCGTGCCAGTGTGCGCGCCGGTGCCTGCTCGTGGAACCTGGTCGTTAAACCCCCCTTAACAGGGGGTATTTAAAAGATTTCCTCTAAGGGCATTCTGTACATCAGACGTCTGATGTATTCTAAACTTCGCAATGTTTTTTGGTGTACGGCGTGGCTACATACGCGGCTGCGATATATGGCTCTGTGATGTGTGCTGTGCCGTACGGCGCGGCGCTGATTATAAAGGGCTGCGCAGGTTGTGACGTGCGGCACATATTATGAAAGGGGGGCTGCAATGCAATCATTTGGCACTGTCAACTGGATCGTGTTGATCCTCTATCTCCTCGGCATGCTCCTCGTGGGGGCTTATTTTGCCAAGCGGGCAGTTCATGGACAGGATGAGTTTTTCAAAGCGGGCGGCCGCATACCCGGTTGGGCGGCAGGCTTTTCCATCTACGCCACCACATTGTCTGCTGTTACTTTTATGTCCACCCCAGAAAAGGCGTACTTGACAGACTGGGGATATTCGGCAGGTAACCTGGCCATTTTCGCCATCGTCCCGCTGCTGATCGGTTTCTATGTACCGTTTTTCCGAAAGTTGGACGTCACCACCGCCTACGAATACCTAGAGGAGCGCTTTTCTGTCGCCTTGCGCGTCATCGGTTCCCTCCTATTCGTTCTCTACCATATGGGGCGTATTGCTATCGTCGTGTATCTGCCAACGCTGGCGATCACCTCTGTGGCGGACATGAACCCCCTCATCGTTGCTGCCTGTGTTGGTTTCTTGTGCGTGATATACACCTTCTTGGGTGGCATGGAGGGCGTGATTTGGTCCGATGTTATCCAAGGTATTTTGCTGCTTGCGGGTGCCGCCGTGGTGATTCTTGCGGCAATGTCGATGACTCCGGAGGGTTTCTCCGACGCTTTGTCACACGCCGCCAGCGAGGGTAAGTTCTACTCCTCACAGAACTTCGCTACTGATGCAATCTTTACCTCCATTCCATTCATTTTCATCGGCAGTATCCTGAATAGTCTGCATCAGTACACGTCCTCGCAGGATGTTGTGCAGCGCTACCAAACTACACCAACGATCCAGGCGACCAAAAAATCCCTGATTGTTAACGGAATCCTCGCGCTCGTGACCATTCCACTGTTCTACGGCATGGGAACCGCACTGTATAACTTCTACGAGGCCAAGGGTGGTCTACCCGAGGGCGTGAACACTTCCGCCGTGGTGCCGTATTTCATTCTTTCCGAACTGCCAGCTGGTATCGCTGGGCTGATCATTGCCGCTATTCTCGCGGCAGCGCAGTCCACGATTTCTTCATCACTGAACTCTATTTCTGCCTGTGTTGTGGTGGATATTTACAATAGGTTCTCGGATAAACAAGCCTCTGTGATGTTCTCCCGCATTGTGATTATCATCGCCGGAATTTTCGGCGTGGGCGTGGCTCTATATCTTGTGGCGACCAATCAATCGGACCTATGGGACCTCTTCTTGTCCATCACCGGCCTGTTCGGTGTGCCGCTGACAGCCGTCTTTGCCCTAGGTATTTTCACCAAGACGGCCAATTCCCACGGCGTGCTGATTGGTTTGGCTTTAGGCGCTGTTGCCGCATTTTTCGCAGGAAAGATGGGCCAAGGTCCGTTCCTGGTCTCTACCGTGGCATTCGTGGTGACTCTTGTCGCCGGTTATGTTGTATCCCTGATATTCACCAGCAGGCATACCCATGACATCACGGCATTAACAATCTACGGCAAAGATCAGGAGTATATCCGCCGCGCCCCAGCACTGGCGAAGTAATCACCATGACCACGTGGTGATGTGACCTACCATCGATAGTTATGACATTCTCAGGACCACGCATTCTCACAGGCCGGTTTATCACCGAATCCGTTACATGTGATCACGCCCAAATCCGGCTGGATTCCCATGGCGTCATTGAGAGCATCGAGCCTGTCTCCGAGGCTGCGCCCATCACCACCGCACCCGCCACCCCCGCGTCTATCACCACCGCAGGCGCTCCCCGTGAAGGCACCGTCACCACGCTCGCCGCCTCCGATCGGATCACGTGGGTGCCGGGGTTCGTTGATCTTCACAACCACGGCGGTAATGGCGGGGCATTTCCC
The window above is part of the Corynebacterium accolens genome. Proteins encoded here:
- a CDS encoding N-acetylmannosamine-6-phosphate 2-epimerase, producing the protein MFQFDSNDLDRRRAQVLDLIRGTVTVSVQAPDGHPMRDTHTLTRVARACVAGGSRAIRCGGYGGIQDVEAIAQAVDVPVFGLTKEGGEGVYITPTVESVRQLAAAGAAVICADATDRPRPDSSTYADLVEECHRLNVLAMADCSTPEDMLRAHQCGADIISTTLAGYTESRAKTAGPDVECLADGRARCGQEAFIIGEGRFASREDVQAGRASGADAIIIGTAITDPAWITRQFNS
- a CDS encoding sodium:solute symporter, which codes for MQSFGTVNWIVLILYLLGMLLVGAYFAKRAVHGQDEFFKAGGRIPGWAAGFSIYATTLSAVTFMSTPEKAYLTDWGYSAGNLAIFAIVPLLIGFYVPFFRKLDVTTAYEYLEERFSVALRVIGSLLFVLYHMGRIAIVVYLPTLAITSVADMNPLIVAACVGFLCVIYTFLGGMEGVIWSDVIQGILLLAGAAVVILAAMSMTPEGFSDALSHAASEGKFYSSQNFATDAIFTSIPFIFIGSILNSLHQYTSSQDVVQRYQTTPTIQATKKSLIVNGILALVTIPLFYGMGTALYNFYEAKGGLPEGVNTSAVVPYFILSELPAGIAGLIIAAILAAAQSTISSSLNSISACVVVDIYNRFSDKQASVMFSRIVIIIAGIFGVGVALYLVATNQSDLWDLFLSITGLFGVPLTAVFALGIFTKTANSHGVLIGLALGAVAAFFAGKMGQGPFLVSTVAFVVTLVAGYVVSLIFTSRHTHDITALTIYGKDQEYIRRAPALAK
- a CDS encoding FadR/GntR family transcriptional regulator, whose translation is MHSSPWGIDGARTPLSSTTQQAVEGIKRFIRDNSLSPGDTMPTEAELCAELGFSRSSVREAMRILATLDIVEVRHGTGTFVSNASLTSLVQGLIFRATLDADENLETLRYVVETRQAMDLAIGREIARKLDTPTHEQLHALVTAMGEKQANAENFADEDRRFHHILLSNIDNPIIRELYDALWQVHMNVIPLRQIPAPRDLIKTVQAHQNIINALRDNNLDAYKAAVYLHYEPILESL
- a CDS encoding ROK family protein; amino-acid sequence: MTVTLALDVGATKIAWGFVDDDSPMTARCVGRIPAQPRGATTGEQIQKAIAQAVDTSGIHPTRIGIGAPGVVLAPQGQVVHNGDTITGWSGTNIRDLAREVIGVACAVHNDVRVWAYGELAVGQAREFQYGRVLYLSLGTGVGGAVSDDGALLPSRTGSAGEFSELLSVDCRGCADRAENLMSGNALASYYQALSAESAQPGAETPTVEPAQPGVLQAHRISWRRRDELAITLEEVVERMNQGDELASWIIRSNSYGLGRAVAGLVSGLDLDAVILGGGVSQIGEPVVEPFTRAIADHVLAPNKGVAVRVTGSASTAPLVGAAAYARDHAF
- a CDS encoding dihydrodipicolinate synthase family protein; the encoded protein is MSATTQSPATTQRSAATQPVKGVVPPVLTPLNDDYSIDISTLKRHAERLIKAGVHGLFVLGSSGEVAFLTREQRREVIAAVIEQAQGRVPVIAGVIDMTTPRVIEHIKDAVSLGVDGLVATAPFYVRTHAVEIAEHFRQLHAAAPDTPLYAYNLPVSVHTVLEIGSLVELASEGVLAGVKDSGGNDGYTRALILARDKAGVENFVVLTGSETTVDFAYLAGADGVVPGLGNVDPVSYVTLHDLLVKGEFAEAARVQARITELFTIVGVGDASRMGGSSQGLGSFKAALHHLGVFPSGLMSRPHVALNSDERAAIATIVDAAKIIEP